A segment of the Colletotrichum destructivum chromosome 3, complete sequence genome:
TGccttccccgccgccgccccgcgTGACCTTTTTAACGCCAAGTACCCTCTCAAGAGTTGCTTGGTCAAGATCTTCAGCCCGGCTAGCCCGTCCGTCAAGAAGAAGTACTTCAgcgagaagatgaagactCGCGCCAAGGAGCTCCATGAGTGGGCCGACAGAGTCGAGGACTCGGTGCGCATCGCCCACAAGGCCGCCCaagaggccaaggccgaggtcaaggcTGCGAAGCCCGTCACaaacaaggccgccaacggcgagacCATCCCCCCGCCTGCCGACCACGAGATCTGGGGACGCGGCGGAATCATGCACGGCCTCGCTCTTCGACCCACCGACCGATTCACCGTGGCCCTGAACCCGGTGTACACGGACGAAAAGCGTCCTGCCAACGTCTACGGACACAACGGCCTCACCGTCGGCGATTGGTTCCCAAACCAGCTCTCCGCCCTCTTCAACGGAGCCCACGGCAGCTCTAATGCTGGCATCTACTATCAAAAGGATGATGGTGCCTTCTCTGTCATTGTGGCCGGCGCTTACcaggacctcgacgtcgacaaaGGCGATATCATCTTCTACTCCGGTTCCAATTCCCATCTGAACGACGATAGCGAGAGCATCCTTCCCAGCACCGAGGCGAACAAGAGCCTCGCCGAGAACACTGTCTTCAGTAACCCCGTTCGCGTTCTCCGAAAGGCGCACAAGGGATCCAAATGGGCCCCCTCCCACGGCTACCGCTACGACGGCCTCTATGAGGTGTACGAGAAACGGCTTCCGAAGAACACCAAGAACGGCACTTTCGAGCAATACCACCTCGTGCGCTTGCCTGGACAGACCCCGCTCCGAGACCTCAGAAGCAACCCGAGTGCGAAGCAGATCAGTGACCTCGCCAAGTCCAGGGACCGTTACTAAGAAAAAAGAGCCGACACCGAAACCGACACCAATACCATCGACACTGTCTCACCGATCAAGACGACCAAGATGATTTTACGAGAGGAATCGGGGTTACTTTTTTGTACTCTTCTTTGGGAACGGGCACAGATATGACTCGAGAGACGCtgaaaagaaaaacaggGAAGGATGACCTTCGAGTCTACGATCGCAATCAGGAAGCACGGGAGGACTTGGCTTATTTATTTTGatgttcttttttctttcttcttttccttttgctCTACTAGCATCGGAGGACTCTACCTATACTGGAGGATGACCTTTACGAACCGCACACGGTCTAACGATTCGACGACGATATGATTCTCGACATTTCGGTGGCAGGAACGGGTGGTATATCAAAACCTCGGCGTGCAAAGTCTCTTCATCGCGGACAacagagaagaagagagaaagatggTAGGGTGAGGAACGCTTTTTTCttggggaaaggggggaggctCGCAGACTCTGGTTGAGGAAGGTTTAGAAGAACTTGATGCAGAAGTCAACGCAGAGAGCCCTGCATCAGACACTGAGGATTCGACGAGAGTTTTCATTACAAAGAGACGAGACAGGAAGTCTCATCAGGAACGAAAATTCGAACGACTTGCTATACAAAGGTCCCCTTGCTTTGATATGTGACATGTGCCTATCACTCAAGACTCATGAGTTGCCCACCAAGGACGTAGAATACGCGGTCACAATGAGCCGCCTCTATTGTAGAACCAAAGCCTCGTCTCTTCAATGCCAAACCCTGCTACTATCAACATCCTCCCGAAAGTTTCAACGTCTTCGGCCGCAGCGTCCCTCAGTACGTCGCCGAACCCTTCCTTGGTGACGACGAAGTgccgcctctccctccagGCCACGGcgaagtcgacgacggtcGACGCCTTCCACAAGTGCGCCGACAGAGTCCACGACTGACAGAAGTCATACCGATCCTCGCAGCGGCCAGTGGACCGACCGACGAGTACCTTGTAcgtgatgatgaagaagctGGTGAAGAACAGGGTCCGGCGGGCCGATTCCTGGAAGATCCATTCGTTCCAGGTCTCCTTTGTGGGACAGTCCATTGGGTCGCTCTCTTGCTGGGCGCGTTCCCACCTCACAAGCGGCAGTAAGGTGTTCATGGCATGTTCGAGGGCGGGAAGCGCTTGCTGGGCAGAGGCGCGCATAGAGATGTCGCCGTCGAAAAGGCTGATGATCTGGTAGAGTAGCGTGGCTTGGAGACGGGCGATCACGTCGAGACGACCGTTGGGCATGGGCGTCGAGAGCATCTCATGAGCTCTGGCCTGGATAGTCCGCAGGACGAAGGGGGCGTTGGTGGCGTTTTTGGCGATGTACAGAGCACAGCAGGCTTGGGCGTCTGTGGCGCGGTGGTAAGTGGAGGAATCACAGATGGCGAGGCTTTCTTTAAGGGGGAGAGGTGTTACCTTGCATATCCCTCG
Coding sequences within it:
- a CDS encoding Putative zn(2)Cys(6) fungal-type DNA-binding domain-containing protein, giving the protein MSNSFFERANPPPRRKTCLACTKAKRRCDHGQPACLRCSRRKIDCVYPSISPMSRSKKKQTAVSQLVETLHTQEDSESPTETPASVAEQTPCPGNSLTSWPIDADPLPLEMEMVDLGDMNLDMSFDDLWTPDTLLNDSLSLSSLTPRPEQMLVPSRDPSQDSSPEGSLEMIASRLQYTLDEIKKVPASIVLENQTPWSHPYLFRAHMPRDMQDAQACCALYIAKNATNAPFVLRTIQARAHEMLSTPMPNGRLDVIARLQATLLYQIISLFDGDISMRASAQQALPALEHAMNTLLPLVRWERAQQESDPMDCPTKETWNEWIFQESARRTLFFTSFFIITYKVLVGRSTGRCEDRYDFCQSWTLSAHLWKASTVVDFAVAWRERRHFVVTKEGFGDVLRDAAAEDVETFGRMLIVAGFGIEETRLWFYNRGGSL
- a CDS encoding Putative PUA-like superfamily, SRA-YDG superfamily protein → MATPPTPSGQQLAQYFGDVKGKGLIPLEALARANVSEKDGRVLGLVQKASIFLNYAKRCELAFPAAAPRDLFNAKYPLKSCLVKIFSPASPSVKKKYFSEKMKTRAKELHEWADRVEDSVRIAHKAAQEAKAEVKAAKPVTNKAANGETIPPPADHEIWGRGGIMHGLALRPTDRFTVALNPVYTDEKRPANVYGHNGLTVGDWFPNQLSALFNGAHGSSNAGIYYQKDDGAFSVIVAGAYQDLDVDKGDIIFYSGSNSHLNDDSESILPSTEANKSLAENTVFSNPVRVLRKAHKGSKWAPSHGYRYDGLYEVYEKRLPKNTKNGTFEQYHLVRLPGQTPLRDLRSNPSAKQISDLAKSRDRY